A window of Rhododendron vialii isolate Sample 1 chromosome 11a, ASM3025357v1 contains these coding sequences:
- the LOC131308511 gene encoding uncharacterized protein LOC131308511 isoform X1: MLQPNFLATHYKTHYERIRDEKVKRNNEVLESLGVMKIATSMMGSAWHQCANDNRKHGRADQVDDPDYILSNDEDGHGYNSESDDSFEQEDIEIPPGGLPAQSHTEPQCGATLISERVTRSTPHPNMESQASLPPIAQPQNEVLPENNDEINRPTCGPTRGIQAQGLIDKQGKLPVPIPQLFRASVGKHAAQLASRIGVEVRTHVIDVGVPKWKAVDESVKAPILQRIMDKFDLQGDPIDVEKAVATQCG, from the exons ATGCTCCAACCTAATTTTCTAGCAACTCATTACAAAACACATTATGAGAGGataagagatgagaaagtaaagAGGAACAATGAGGTATTGGAATCTCTTGGGGTTATGAAAATTGCAACATCTATGATGGGATCGGCTTGGCACCAGTGTGCAAATGATAATAGGAAGCATGGTAGGGCTGATCAGGTGGATGACCCTGACTATATACTATCAAATGATGAGGATGGTCATGGCTATAACAGTGAGTCTGATGACTCTTTTGAGCAAGAG GACATAGAGATACCACCAGGTGGTCTACCAGCACAATCGCATACAGAGCCACAATGTGGTGCAACTCTGATCTCTGAGAGGGTCACCCGATCAACACCTCATCCCAACATGGAAAGCCAGGCCTCACTGCCTCCCATTGCTCAGCCACAAAATGAGGTGCTACCTGAGAACAATGACG AAATCAATAGACCTACCTGTGGACCTACGCGAGGCATTCAAGCTCAGGGACTCATTGACAAACAAGGAAAGCTTCCAGTTCCCATTCCACAACTATTCCGTGCGTCGGTAGGAAAGCATGCTGCTCAATTGGCCTCAAGGATTGGTGTCGAGGTTCGCACACATGTGATAGACGTTGGCGTCCCTAAGTGGAAAGCAGTAGATGAGAGTGTTAAAGCACCTATACTTCAGCGCATAATG GATAAGTTTGACTTGCAAGGAGATCCAATCGATGTTGAAAAGGCAGTGGCAACACAATGTGGATAG
- the LOC131308511 gene encoding uncharacterized protein LOC131308511 isoform X2 → MLQPNFLATHYKTHYERIRDEKVKRNNEVLESLGVMKIATSMMGSAWHQCANDNRKHGRADQVDDPDYILSNDEDGHGYNSESDDSFEQEDIEIPPGGLPAQSHTEPQCGATLISERVTRSTPHPNMESQASLPPIAQPQNEVLPENNDEINRPTCGPTRGIQAQGLIDKQGKLPVPIPQLFRASVGKHAAQLASRIGVEVRTHVIDVGVPKWKAVDESVKAPILQRIMIEYA, encoded by the exons ATGCTCCAACCTAATTTTCTAGCAACTCATTACAAAACACATTATGAGAGGataagagatgagaaagtaaagAGGAACAATGAGGTATTGGAATCTCTTGGGGTTATGAAAATTGCAACATCTATGATGGGATCGGCTTGGCACCAGTGTGCAAATGATAATAGGAAGCATGGTAGGGCTGATCAGGTGGATGACCCTGACTATATACTATCAAATGATGAGGATGGTCATGGCTATAACAGTGAGTCTGATGACTCTTTTGAGCAAGAG GACATAGAGATACCACCAGGTGGTCTACCAGCACAATCGCATACAGAGCCACAATGTGGTGCAACTCTGATCTCTGAGAGGGTCACCCGATCAACACCTCATCCCAACATGGAAAGCCAGGCCTCACTGCCTCCCATTGCTCAGCCACAAAATGAGGTGCTACCTGAGAACAATGACG AAATCAATAGACCTACCTGTGGACCTACGCGAGGCATTCAAGCTCAGGGACTCATTGACAAACAAGGAAAGCTTCCAGTTCCCATTCCACAACTATTCCGTGCGTCGGTAGGAAAGCATGCTGCTCAATTGGCCTCAAGGATTGGTGTCGAGGTTCGCACACATGTGATAGACGTTGGCGTCCCTAAGTGGAAAGCAGTAGATGAGAGTGTTAAAGCACCTATACTTCAGCGCATAATG
- the LOC131308510 gene encoding uncharacterized protein LOC131308510, which translates to MRATFLWTLHDWPALGDISGWRTKGHYSCYTCNDEPYFESLRSNTAYTNHRAYLPEDHAERRKRLAYNGKPENRKRSLELPVEKIQEQLNNVSGVILGKNPANKKRKRHKPNWTKRSILYELTYVKDRKLLHNIDVMHCEKNFSENIVGTMLGIDGKNKDTDKARKDLEDKGIRKDLWLTQRPDGSYVKPCASFALTLKEKEAFFEFLKSVKYPDGYAANISRSVNSTNGRLTGLKSHDYHILIQQILPIGMRGFVDKEISTTLFELGSFFQDLCSKTLRRSELEKLEDRIVLILCKLEKIFPPAFFDVMVHLAVHLPREAILGGPVHYRWMYPIESLFLIELDQKVRLQRLTLSRSALLFARCILMRLKPCIIDLNEMKTLANVVKATQYSQGQLVLLG; encoded by the exons ATGCGTGCAACTTTTTTGTGGACACTACATGATTGGCCAGCATTGGGTGACATCTCAGGGTGGAGAACAAAGGGCCATTACTCTTGTTATACTTGCAACGATGAACCATATTTTGAGTCATTGAGAAGTAATACTGCGTACACAAATCATCGAGCCTACTTGCCGGAAGATCATGCTGAACGGAGAAAGAGGCTGGCCTATAATGGTAAGCCTGAGAATCGAAAGAGGTCTTTAGAGTTGCCGGTGGAAAAGATACAAGAGCAATTGAACAATGTAAGCGGGGTCATCTTGGGAAAGAATCCAGCCAATAAGAAAAGGAAACGTCACAAACCGAACTGGACAAAGAGAAGTATTTTGTATGAACTAACATATGTGAAGGATAGGAAACTTCTACACAACATTGATGTCATGCATTGTGAGAAAAATTTCAGTGAAAATATTGTTGGAACAATGTTGGGCATTGATGGAAAGAACAAGGACACGGACAAGGCACGAAAGGATTTGGAAGATAAGGGCATACGAAAAGATCTGTGGTTGACACAACGTCCCGACGGATCGTATGTCAAGCCTTGTGCGAGCTTTGCGCTAACCCTTAAAGAGAAAGAGGCTTTCTTTGAATTCTTGAAATCGGTCAAGTATCCAGATGGCTATGCAGCAAACATATCAAGGTCCGTGAATTCAACTAATGGTCGACTAACTGGCCTAAAAAGTCATGACTACCATATACTTATACAACAGATTCTTCCAATTGGGATGCGTGGTTTTGTGGATAAGGAAATTAGTACAACATTATTTGAGTTGGGTAGTTTCTTCCAAGACCTCTGTTCTAAGACATTGAGGCGTAGTGAATTGGAGAAATTAGAAGACCGCATAGTGCTCATACTATGCAAGCTTGAAAAGATCTTTCCTCCAGCCTTCTTTGACGTGATGGTCCACTTAGCTGTTCACCTACCACGTGAGGCCATACTTGGAGGACCAGTACATTATCGGTGGATGTACCCAATAGAAAG TTTGTTTCTAATCGAGCTTGACCAGAAGGTTCGATTGCAGAGGCTTACATTGTCAAGGAGTGCATTACTTTTTGCTCGATGTATCTTGATGAGGTTGAAACCGTGCATAATCGACCTCAACGAAATGAAGACTTTGGCGAACGTCGTAAAGGCTACACAGTATTCACAGGGACAACTCGTCCTTTTGGGCTAG